From the genome of Impatiens glandulifera chromosome 9, dImpGla2.1, whole genome shotgun sequence, one region includes:
- the LOC124914425 gene encoding inorganic phosphate transporter 1-4-like — translation MAKEQLQVLNALDVAKTQWYHFTAIVIAGMGFFTDAYDLFCISLVTKLLGRLYYHHEGDVKPGTLPPNVAAAVNGVAFCGTLSGQLFFGWLGDKMGRKRVYGMTLMIMVVCSIASGLSFGNSPKGIMATLCFFRFWLGFGIGGDYPLSATIMSEYANKKTRGAFIAAVFAMQGFGILAGGAVACIVSVAFKTSFPAPAYIDNAAASVVPEADYVWRIILMFGAIPAAMTYYWRMKMPETARYTALVAKNATQAAADMSKVLQVELEEDPARVTELAQNTKKEFGLFSKEFLRRHGLHLLGTTSTWFLLDVAFYSQNLFQKDIFSSIGWIPDSRNMNAVEEVFRIARAQTLIALCSTVPGYWFTVLLIDRIGRFTIQLMGFFFMTVFMFALAIPYDHWTHKDNRIGFVVMYSLTFFFANFGPNATTFVVPAEIFPARLRSTCHGISAASGKAGAIIGAFGFLYLAQNKDKAKADKGYPAGIGVKNALIILGFVNLLGFIFTFLVPEAKGRSLEEVAQENNDDNKLKMESRSDNRTVPV, via the coding sequence atGGCTAAAGAACAATTGCAAGTTTTGAATGCTCTTGATGTTGCCAAAACACAATGGTACCATTTCACAGCTATCGTGATTGCGGGAATGGGCTTCTTCACGGATGCATATGACTTGTTTTGCATCTCTCTTGTTACCAAGTTACTTGGTCGTCTCTATTATCACCATGAAGGCGATGTCAAGCCAGGAACTCTTCCTCCTAATGTAGCAGCTGCCGTCAATGGTGTGGCCTTCTGTGGGACTCTGTCTGGTCAGCTCTTCTTCGGTTGGCTTGGAGACAAAATGGGTCGGAAGAGGGTCTATGGTATGACCTTGATGATCATGGTCGTTTGCTCCATCGCGTCTGGACTCTCCTTCGGGAATAGTCCTAAAGGAATCATGGCCACTCTCTGTTTCTTCAGGTTTTGGTTAGGATTTGGGATTGGCGGTGATTATCCCCTTTCAGCCACGATTATGTCTGAATATGCTAACAAGAAGACTCGCGGTGCCTTCATCGCTGCAGTGTTTGCCATGCAGGGATTTGGGATCTTGGCCGGCGGTGCTGTGGCTTGTATAGTCTCTGTTGCGTTTAAAACTTCATTCCCTGCGCCTGCTTACATCGATAACGCCGCTGCATCGGTTGTTCCGGAGGCTGATTACGTGTGGCGTATAATTCTCATGTTCGGAGCAATTCCAGCTGCCATGACTTACTACTGGAGGATGAAGATGCCTGAAACGGCTCGTTACACGGCATTAGTTGCCAAGAACGCGACGCAGGCGGCTGCTGACATGTCGAAAGTGTTGCAGGTGGAATTGGAAGAAGATCCGGCTAGAGTTACCGAATTGGCGCAGAATACTAAGAAGGAGTTCGGGTTGTTTTCGAAGGAGTTCCTTCGCCGTCACGGACTTCATTTGCTTGGAACTACAAGTACTTGGTTCTTGTTGGACGTAGCTTTTTACAGCCAGAACCTATTCCAGAAGGATATTTTCTCTTCCATCGGGTGGATCCCAGACTCGAGGAACATGAACGCCGTAGAAGAGGTTTTCCGCATCGCCAGGGCTCAGACGCTTATTGCGCTGTGCAGCACAGTCCCAGGGTACTGGTTCACCGTGCTATTGATCGACAGGATTGGTAGATTTACGATCCAATTGATGGGATTCTTCTTCATGACGGTTTTCATGTTCGCCCTGGCGATTCCATATGATCATTGGACACACAAGGACAATCGGATTGGTTTTGTGGTAATGTACTCCTTGACCTTCTTCTTCGCAAATTTCGGTCCCAATGCAACAACGTTCGTGGTTCCAGCAGAGATTTTCCCAGCAAGGCTGAGATCCACTTGTCATGGGATATCGGCTGCTTCGGGGAAGGCCGGAGCTATAATTGGCGCGTTCGGGTTCTTGTACCTTGCGCAGAACAAGGACAAGGCGAAGGCAGATAAAGGGTACCCTGCTGGGATTGGAGTGAAAAACGCTCTTATCATTTTAGGATTTGTAAACTTGTTGGGATTCATATTCACGTTTTTGGTGCCGGAAGCTAAGGGCAGGTCTTTAGAGGAAGTGGCGCAGGAGAATAACGATGACAATAAATTGAAAATGGAGTCTAGGAGTGACAACAGGACAGTTCCAGTCTAG